One stretch of Pomacea canaliculata isolate SZHN2017 linkage group LG11, ASM307304v1, whole genome shotgun sequence DNA includes these proteins:
- the LOC112576205 gene encoding uncharacterized protein LOC112576205: MTAQAQTFWLQWVEAAFPELDSRAYFLPPVYFNRVPMTRHPTAGQNIFVFQSALEQAGQYNCHVVNPPASVGPSIPQPRLVYDSDIRDDAAMQRVLVCVQKMAEQNGEVLVGMTQLQFGQYLGEPCYAAAAAQLPLPANLPPALPRKWKRGDFDVLLIHRQYGLVTCEVKAFGDNVKALNMSQHDVDKIIRKKLKQAVEQLNKAKAMLSHLVSDIAPGLRITRTFAFPNITAHQLQQAVSGDTHLTQDLCQCLGTTDLADVTGLCLCSDNLSDPKTPWDVSSHVLRELGNWWQRRVAGAGADSLLTSSLYKTLVARFCGPATSVTVPCTSPPRLSLKTLHQAVSLTGECYSTLITLFPEQVDLLNTGPPRLFLSGPPGTGKSVLLLLKGRQWLRCGHVVMIVSTGRWSRAACCMLYHLLKTDEVTPGQLWLLQYDFTREDDVLQAMNDMLQAVKEGSLYILADEAGYKGSPEKVFPAVFEAKLGQVPRLHLWAANCYHKNIPPGWQVEYLTRPLRFPPAVVREVEQDNEITGDRTVHEYSERGVPDHTDGPPVKRLYHKGDGHSGASPNECVACGREVGSFLHSLCIGVPVKSTTSSTTVIPSGDNATPPGLQWRDVLVLSLDDPTADSGMVTGLIAAGIPVQVMTDDDMENVAMARSDVVWAAGGDRVRGLERKVVVCLQTGGGSVRLLNMSRCTSQLVIVFPNN, encoded by the exons ATGACCGCacaagcccagacattctggttgcagtgggttgaggccgccttccctgaactcgactctcgcgcctacttcctgcctcctgtctacttcaaccgcgtgccgatgaccagACACCCGACTGCTGgtcagaacatttttgtttttcagtcagcacttGAACAGGCTGGACAATATAACTGCCATGTAGTGAATCCACCCGCTTCCGTTGGCCCATCCATTCCTCAACCTCGTCTCGTTTATGACAGTGACATCAGAGACGATGCTGCCATGCAGCGGGTGCTGGTTTGTGTACAGAAAATGGCGGAACAGAACGGAGAAGTTTTAGTCGGGATGACCCAGCTTCAGTTTGGACAGTACCTGGgggaaccttgttacgctgctgcagctgcacagCTCCCCCTACCCGCCAACTTACCACCTGCTCTACCGCGGAAATGGAAACgtggagactttgatgtgcttctgatTCACCGACAGTATGGCCTTGTCACCTGTGAGGTGAAGGCTTTTGGTGACAACGTGAAGGCACTCAACATGTCACAGCATGATGTagacaaaataataagaaagaagcTAAAACAGGCCGTAGAACAACTAAACAAGGCAAAGGCCATGTTGTCACACCttgtgtccgacatcgctcccggtctgcgaaTCACCAGAACCTTTGCATTTCCGAACATCACAGCTCATCAGCTGCAGCAAGCTGTCAGTGGCGACACCCACCTGACTCAG GATCTCTGTCAATGTCTGGGAACAACCGATCTCGCCGATGTtactggtctgtgtctgtgctctgaTAACCtctctgaccccaagacaccttGGGACGTTagcagtcacgtgctgagggaactcgggaACTGGTGGCAGCgccgtgtggctggggctggggcTGATAGTCTCCTGACCAGTTCCTTGTACAAGACATTAGTAGCTAG gttctgtggtccggcgacatcTGTGACAGTTCCATGCACCAGTCCACCCCGTCTCAGTCTCAAGACTCTACACCAGGCCGTGTCGTTGACGGGGGAGTGCTACAGTACactaataacactcttcccggaaCAAGTTGACCTGCTGAACACGGGTCCTCCCAGACTGTTCCTGTCCGGACCACCGGGCACCGGCAAaagtgtgctgctgctgctgaagggGAGACAATGGCTGAGATGTGGCCACGTGGTCATGATTGTGAGTACAGGCAGGTGGAGTCGTGCAGCATGCTGCATGCTGTATCATCTGCTGAAGACAGACGAGGTGACACCTGGTCAGCTTTGGCTCTTGCAGTATGATTTTACACGTGAGGACGATGTGTTGCAGGCCATGAATGACATGTTACAGGCAGTTAAAGAAGGATCATTGTACATCCTCGCTGATGAAGCTGGCTATAAGGGAAG CCCAGAAAAAGTCTTCCCTGCCGTCTTCGAAGCGAAGCTGGGACAGGTCCCtcgtctccatctttgggcAGCAAATtgttatcataaaaatattcctcccggctggcaagtggaatactTGACCAGACCTCTCCGCTTTCCGCCGGCTGTCGTCAGGGAGGTGGAGCAGGACAACGAAATCACCGGTGACCGCACTGTCCACGAGTACAGTGAGCggggtgtgcccgaccacacagacggcccgccagtcaagCGACTGTATCACAAGGGTGATGGTCACTCAGGTGCCTCGCCAAACGAATGTGTCGCTTGTGGTCGTGAGGTGggcagcttcctacacagtctgtGTATTGGTGTTCCTG TGAAGTCCACGACATCATCCACTACCGTCATTCCAAGCGGTGACAATGCAACCCCACCCGGCTTGCAGTGGAGAGATGTGCTGGTGTTGTCTCTTGACGACCCAACTGCCGACTCGGGTATGGTGACGGGGCTGATAGCAGCGGGTATTCCAGTTCAGGTGATGACGGATGATGACATGGAAAACGTGGCCatggcccgcagtgacgtggtgtgggcgGCGGGTGGagatcgtgttcgtggtctggagagaaaagtcgttgTGTGTTTACAGACTGGTGGTGGGTCTGTCCGACTTCTCAATATgtcccggtgtacgtcacaGCTTGTGATTGTCTTCCCTAACAACTAG
- the LOC112575900 gene encoding fibrinogen-like protein 1 encodes MRAATSVLLPLLTCICWGHTWLSAAAAANVQFAMFSRCPDGQVHNGTTLFTAWEVSFLKCASSCSLHPECNSLNVCPTATDGVVTSVQCTMLVDIAGEDCQGLRPDTRSSEEHCFYLERNDRRCQNGGTRCGSRCLCVAGYAGDRCDRYIIDCQEAVEYAASRPQDGVFLVQPVGAPRAYHVMCEFWYNLTIVLARDPPCVDFSRGWGEYKTGFGLDDKKCNGQIEFFSGLDLLAYMTSQRSYQLHALHEYNQYNSTASAYYNGFRISGEAGSYALTYDSFTSRSGVDANNGFGTGTVRFYTSDHEAPDSCASARGQPGWYGAECKGYSPFASSPTWTVPAGDVTINKIKYYMMRL; translated from the exons ATGAGAGCAGCTACTTCCGTTTTACTGCCGCTGTTGACGTGCATCTGCTGGGGACACACCTGGCTGTCTGCAGCAGCCGCCGCCAATGTTCAGTTCGCCATGTTCTCCAGGTGCCCGGATGGCCAGGTGCACAACGGCACCACTCTGTTTACAGCCTGGGAAGTGTCCTTCCTCAAGTGTGCATCGTCTTGCAGCCTGCACCCCGAGTGCAACTCACTCAACGTCTGTCCTACGGCGACGGATGGGGTGGTGACGAGTGTTCAGTGTACCATGCTCGTGGACATCGCCGGTGAAGACTGCCAAGGGCTCAGGCCGGACACTCGATCTTCAGAAGAACATTGCTTTTACTTGGAGAGG AATGACCGTCGGTGCCAGAATGGAGGTACTCGGTGTGGCAGCAGATGTCTTTGTGTGGCTGGGTACGCTGGGGACCGTTGTGACCGATACATCATAG ACTGTCAGGAGGCGGTAGAGTACGCGGCTAGTCGCCCTCAAGATGGCGTATTTCTCGTTCAGCCGGTGGGCGCTCCTCGAGCCTACCACGTGATGTGCGAGTTCTGGTACAACCTCACGATCGTCCTTGCTCGCGACCCTCCCTGTGTTGATTTTAGCCGAGGGTGGGGCGAGTACAAGACAGGCTTCGGGCTGGACGACAAGAAGTGTAACGGTCAGATCGAGTTCTTCAGCGGCCTTGACCTCCTGGCTTACATGACGTCACAAAGGTCGTATCAGCTGCACGCGCTGCACGAGTACAACCAGTACAACAGCACCGCCAGCGCCTACTACAACGGCTTCCGGATCAGCGGAGAGGCCGGCAGCTACGCTCTGACCTACGACAGCTTCACCAGCAGGTCAGGGGTCGACGCCAACAACGGGTTCGGAACGGGAACCGTGCGCTTCTACACGTCGGACCACGAGGCCCCGGACAGTTGCGCAAGTGCGAGAGGGCAGCCTGGCTGGTACGGGGCAGAGTGCAAAGGTTACAGCCCCTTTGCTAGCAGCCCCACCTGGACCGTGCCCGCTGGTGACGTCACCATAAACAAGATTAAATATTACATGATGCGCCTATAG
- the LOC112575901 gene encoding ganglioside GM2 activator-like, with translation MKLILFLLFTTVVAREFVARMEMPSPSVERSLFDLLMKERAKKPTRVEEFVFTNCGNPATELFLVNQLNISPDPIPSAGAITVNFEGSARQQIVSPVKAELTIKKNVFNIWITIPCIDNFGSCTYDDFCQMLARIGTCPQPFIEHNVPCHCPIPVGNYSLPGVSMDISLGALPSGDYEATVDLTSAAGSVGCYGLKFTLA, from the exons ATGAAGCTTATCCTGTTTCTGCTCTTCACCACGGTTGTGGCCAGAGAATTCGTGGCCAGAATGGAGATGCCCTCACCGAGTGTTGAGCGCTCGTTGTTCGACCTCTTAATGAAAGAACGAGCAAAG AAGCCAACTCGTGTGGAAGAGTTTGTTTTCACGAACTGCGGCAATCCAGCCACGGAACTGTTCTTGGTGAATCAGCTCAACATTTCTCCAGACCCGATCCCCAGTGCAGGGGCCATAACCGTCAATTTTGAAGGCAGTGCCAGACAGCAAATCGTCTCCCCTGTTAAG GCAGAGctgacaataaaaaagaatgtcTTTAATATCTGGATCACCATCCCCTGCATCGACAACTTCGGATCCTGCACCTACGACGACTTCTGCCAAATGTTGGCCCGGATCGGGACCTGCCCTCAGCCCTTTATTGAGCACAATGTGCCCTGTCACTGCCCCATACCTGTG GGAAACTACTCGCTACCCGGGGTATCCATGGACATCAGCCTGGGCGCCCTGCCCTCTGGAGACTACGAGGCTACGGTTGACTTGACCTCAGCGGCAGGAAGTGTCGGCTGCTACGGCCTCAAGTTTACTCttgcttga
- the LOC112575715 gene encoding uncharacterized protein LOC112575715: MCKYTVNDQNKEAIECAETIADSLPTNVAMEALALSVYVLSREPECYLYDGVMADYICLQCREKTEHFARYHNHDFVRFVKEPALEPGQPSISAFIFRPLQHIRELFVVLQDIFLHTPPQSPDHATLKQVIQVMNNCVTNTSMSNARVQSLTSLSSHTKSSSSSGCSGRGGLASSSDSSSKGVSAKPRRSTHHLPGRYVFHWSSGQWAKVMMLLKPEKGGQLHVVSEPILLRNICSIETSRKHSTEILLYHYTSPSNTIPASQKIIFRAATLEDKATWKSLLEQKVLRARGGHIENVGTSETFRSGII, encoded by the exons ATGTGCAAATATACTGTCAATGATCAAAACAAGGAAGCAATCGAATGCGCAGAGACCATCGCCGACTCATTGCCTACAAACGTTGCCATGGAAGCACTGGCCTTGAGTGTTTATGTCCTTTCTCGAGAACCCGAATGTTACCTGTACGATGGAGTCATGGCCGACTACATCTGCTTACAGTGTCGAGAAAAAACTGAACATTTTGCTCGATAT CACAACCATGACTTTGTGCGATTTGTGAAGGAACCAGCACTGGAGCCTGGGCAACCTAGCATCAGTGCATTTATCTTCAGGCCTCTACAA CACATCAGGGAGCTGTTTGTGGTCCTCCAGGACATCTTCCTTCACACCCCGCCACAGAGTCCTGATCACGCTACTCTGAAGCAGGTGATTCAAG TTATGAACAACTGTGTCACCAACACCAGCATGAGCAATGCTAGGGTCCAGAGCCTGACATCACTGTCTTCCCACACCAAGAGTTCCAGCAGCAGTGGATGTTCTGGAAGAGGCGGCTTGGCATCATCTTCTGACAGCTCATCTAAAG GTGTTTCAGCTAAGCCAAGAAGATCGACACATCATCTTCCAGGGAGATATGTTTTTCACTGGAGCAGTGGCCAGTGGGCTAAG GTGATGATGTTGCTGAAGCCAGAAAAGGGCGGACAGCTGCATGTTGTATCTGAACCCATTCTGCTGCGAAACATATGTAGCATagaaacaagcagaaaacatT CTACAGAGATTCTGTTGTATCATTACACAAGTCCAAGCAACACCATTCCAGcttcacagaaaataatcttTCGAGCTGCAACACTAGAAGATAAGGCAACATGGAAAAGTCTTCTGGAACAGAAAGTATTGAGAGCAAGAGGGGGTCACATCGAGAACGTGGGAACCAGCGAGACATTCAGATCTGGCATTATCTGA